From one Butyricimonas faecihominis genomic stretch:
- the hisS gene encoding histidine--tRNA ligase, translating to MAQTPSIPKGTRDYSPEVMVKRNYIFDTIKSVFKLYGYLPLETPAMENLSTLMGKYGEEGDKLLFKILNSGDFLAPVTNSEVEERNIPRLTNKICEKGLRYDLTVPFARFVVQHQNEISFPFKRYQIQPVWRADRPQKGRYREFYQCDVDVVGSDSLLNEVELVQIVDEVYKRLKINVRLLINNRKVLAGIAETIGHPDKLVDITVAIDKMDKIGAENVNAELREKGVSEEAIEKLQPILHLEGSNEEKLTRLQEVLKGSETGLKGVAELSTVFRYLNQLDIQTEVKLDLTLARGLSYYTGAIFEVKAKDVEIGSITGGGRYDDLTGIFGMKNMSGVGISFGADRIFDVMNQLDIFPKDSTATTRVLFVNFGEKEEAFCLPVLKTLRAAGINSEIYPEAAKMKKQMTYADKKSIPYVALVGENEINNNVVTLKNMLTGEQESVAVSSLVDKLKSEN from the coding sequence ATGGCACAAACTCCATCTATTCCAAAAGGAACAAGAGACTATTCACCGGAAGTTATGGTGAAAAGGAATTATATATTCGACACGATCAAATCCGTATTCAAACTCTATGGTTACTTGCCGCTGGAAACTCCGGCAATGGAAAATCTTTCGACCCTTATGGGGAAATACGGCGAGGAAGGGGATAAATTACTTTTCAAGATACTGAACTCCGGGGATTTCTTGGCTCCTGTCACCAATAGCGAAGTGGAGGAACGCAATATTCCCCGGTTGACCAACAAGATTTGCGAGAAGGGATTGCGTTATGACCTGACCGTACCTTTCGCCCGATTCGTGGTACAACACCAAAATGAAATATCATTCCCGTTCAAGCGCTACCAGATTCAACCCGTGTGGCGGGCCGACCGTCCGCAAAAGGGACGCTATCGCGAGTTCTACCAGTGTGACGTGGATGTCGTGGGAAGCGATTCCTTACTGAACGAGGTGGAATTGGTTCAAATCGTGGACGAGGTGTACAAACGGCTGAAAATAAACGTACGCTTATTGATCAACAACCGGAAAGTGCTGGCCGGAATTGCCGAGACGATCGGGCATCCCGACAAGCTGGTTGACATCACCGTTGCCATTGACAAGATGGACAAGATCGGTGCAGAGAACGTGAACGCCGAACTCCGGGAAAAAGGAGTGTCAGAAGAGGCCATCGAGAAATTACAGCCGATTCTACACTTGGAAGGTTCCAACGAGGAGAAATTGACCCGCTTACAAGAAGTCCTGAAAGGCAGCGAAACCGGATTAAAAGGAGTTGCAGAACTCTCCACCGTGTTCCGTTACCTGAATCAACTGGACATCCAAACAGAAGTAAAACTGGACCTAACACTTGCCCGAGGTTTGAGCTACTACACCGGAGCCATTTTTGAGGTAAAAGCCAAGGACGTGGAGATCGGGAGTATCACCGGGGGGGGGCGTTATGACGACTTGACCGGTATCTTCGGGATGAAAAATATGTCGGGTGTCGGTATATCTTTCGGAGCCGACCGTATCTTCGACGTGATGAACCAACTGGACATCTTCCCCAAGGATTCCACGGCAACTACCCGTGTACTTTTCGTGAACTTCGGAGAAAAAGAAGAGGCTTTCTGTCTTCCCGTGCTGAAAACCCTACGGGCCGCGGGAATCAACTCCGAGATATACCCTGAAGCCGCCAAGATGAAGAAGCAAATGACTTACGCCGACAAAAAGAGTATTCCCTACGTGGCCTTAGTCGGTGAAAACGAAATAAACAATAACGTGGTCACGCTGAAAAATATGCTCACCGGAGAACAAGAAAGTGTAGCCGTTTCCAGCTTGGTTGACAAACTTAAAAGCGAGAATTAA
- the hutH gene encoding histidine ammonia-lyase — translation MTHYITPEKLTFEQIEKILTKKYKLALSDESKKLINDCKAYLDHKIATSDKPLYGITTGFGSLCKISISQEDLSQLQANLVMSHACSLGEPVHKDIIRLMLLLKAHALSLGKSGVQQVTVERIIDMFNHDVLPVVKELGSLGASGDLAPLANLFLPLIGEGEVFYKGKIYPAKEINAKFGWEPIQLGAKEGLALLNGTQFMSSHAVYALLNAFKVVKYADIIGALSLEAYDGRIDPFLPQIHEARPHPGQIETARNIRTLLEGSEFQKMEKTHVQDPYSFRCMPQVHGAVKDTVAYVASVVEREINSVTDNPTIFMEDDLIISGGNFHGEPLALVLDFLSIAIAELGSISERRVYRLIAGDRKTPEFLVANSGLNSGFMIPQYAAAAIVSKNKQLCSPCSVDSIPSSNEQEDHVSMGGNAATKTVKVIENVERVLAIELMNAAQAIDMQRPTKTSEYLENFLAEFRTIVPFNSQDRVMYQDIEAAVEFLKQGEFEGFKN, via the coding sequence ATGACTCATTATATAACCCCAGAGAAATTAACTTTCGAGCAAATCGAAAAAATCTTAACTAAAAAGTATAAGTTAGCTTTATCAGACGAAAGCAAAAAACTGATCAATGATTGCAAGGCTTACTTGGATCACAAGATCGCAACTTCAGACAAACCGTTGTACGGGATCACGACCGGGTTCGGCTCTCTATGCAAAATTTCTATCTCGCAAGAAGACTTAAGCCAATTACAGGCTAATTTGGTAATGTCTCACGCTTGCAGCTTGGGAGAACCCGTGCATAAAGATATTATCCGTTTGATGCTGTTGTTGAAGGCTCATGCTCTCTCTTTAGGAAAATCCGGGGTACAACAAGTGACAGTAGAACGTATTATCGATATGTTCAACCATGACGTTCTTCCCGTGGTGAAAGAGTTGGGTTCTTTGGGTGCATCCGGGGACTTGGCCCCACTGGCAAACTTGTTCTTGCCGTTGATCGGAGAGGGTGAAGTATTCTACAAGGGAAAAATCTATCCAGCAAAAGAAATTAATGCCAAATTTGGCTGGGAACCCATCCAACTGGGAGCCAAAGAAGGATTGGCCTTGTTGAACGGTACTCAATTCATGAGTTCTCATGCTGTTTACGCTTTATTGAATGCCTTCAAAGTGGTAAAATACGCTGACATTATCGGGGCGTTATCACTGGAAGCATACGACGGACGTATCGACCCGTTCTTGCCGCAAATCCACGAGGCCCGTCCTCATCCGGGACAAATTGAAACGGCCCGCAATATCCGCACCTTACTGGAAGGTTCAGAATTCCAGAAAATGGAAAAAACTCACGTGCAAGACCCGTACTCTTTCCGCTGTATGCCGCAAGTGCACGGGGCAGTGAAAGACACCGTGGCTTACGTGGCCTCTGTCGTTGAACGGGAAATCAACTCGGTAACCGATAACCCGACGATTTTCATGGAGGATGACTTGATCATTTCCGGGGGTAATTTCCACGGTGAACCGCTAGCACTGGTATTAGATTTCTTGAGCATCGCTATTGCCGAATTGGGTAGTATCTCTGAAAGACGGGTATACCGTTTGATTGCCGGAGATCGTAAAACACCTGAATTCCTCGTTGCCAATTCCGGCTTGAATTCCGGTTTCATGATCCCGCAATACGCCGCTGCCGCTATCGTCAGCAAGAACAAACAATTATGTTCCCCGTGTTCCGTGGACTCCATCCCGTCATCCAACGAGCAGGAAGACCATGTCAGCATGGGTGGTAATGCCGCAACCAAGACCGTGAAAGTGATCGAGAACGTGGAACGCGTGTTAGCTATCGAATTGATGAATGCCGCACAAGCCATCGATATGCAACGTCCGACGAAAACATCTGAATATCTGGAAAACTTCTTGGCAGAATTCCGTACCATCGTACCGTTCAACAGCCAAGACCGGGTAATGTACCAAGACATTGAGGCCGCCGTTGAATTCTTGAAACAAGGAGAATTTGAAGGATTTAAAAATTAG
- a CDS encoding alpha-2-macroglobulin family protein: protein MMKRLLIITVLLFGALVAFGQRDVSDKENEAAPKTALIEAQKDYQKAIKEKNSPLLIQSLIRQIKYQSLIDMDSIPPMLQNLEEYIETDQNIVEKSILHSLLAELYQMYFDTQRGKINRRTPITGYIPRNMAEWTGNIYREKIFQHALDAVKAQAQLSEVNCLTYKEILILGKNSPALRPTMYDFLVYRSIDILNTISRYDRQELLTNKQLLFAPVKEFVQMPIEVKKMDAYSNTLKLYQSLLQSEIAAQRTDAILISDLDRLEYANNIIGLSLNDSLYIQALEQLSQQYSKNPYKVEILYKLAQYYYQGNYISSNRDTQKALDICNSGIRQFPKYFRIDILKQLAKEITQTTLSYSINPNVYPGHKQEVNLSFKNLSEISISLYKITEPTLEYLNLNKRVPKLEKISTHTYRLPKRLDSQDTILRLPVPNTGRYQLTVSYANNSKADSSYFSSSHLSTIARKTGETTYNVLVCDLISGKPIEGAKVKIYKRNGQKYSLAREFSSDRNGIATLNESNPDNYYQVTLGEDNHGTINRLPYQYFGRTDERSSSVNLFTDRAIYRPGQIVYFSGISWEATQNASKAIVGKNYTVTLQDVNQQVIAEQEVRTNKFGSFAGKFTLPKEVLNGMFIISTDGGSQMITVAEYKRPKFEITFTPLKDAYKLGDRLTVSGIAKTYSGVNIENSKVTYTVQTRTFDWSLQENTIATGKTQTNAKGEFEISFQTKESPNTPTIYRGFETYTVSVTITTSNGETQEAQYPIIITNQRYQLNSLITPEINKDLPSKILVTTQNQLGYPLTENITYELFFLKPLQKLGEQYDEGNPPIDKKVREGTFTTGEDKKLEMNLSSLPSGAYLLKFTGTGNDKDITYQRIVYLYSTQDKRPPYPTYYWCVQEKTVCVPGEDAKILVGSSAKEVYVLYEVYSNQKFMERKRFMLNNSYTTLSIPYKETYGPTADVFISYIKDNKFFLENITLTRKETSKQLDITTKTFRDHLTPGQQEEWSFVVKTEQGKAVIAEMMASMYDASLDKIHSHRWNFNPVYSTYSMPPRWRYTTYPLNGYLSERIKWANVPRFEYDVLNLYGLNQFGFSNEAQIMVRGYDGVPGALAEESTTEDVAVVAFGKVAGVSNLSNSDTRFYIRGLSSFKESGDEAFVAGELASPEIRQNFQETAFFFPQLLTDSTGNVVIKFTVPESNTTWKFMALAHTPTMQFGQIEKFVVTSKKFMVNTNLPRFVRTGDKVVLQTTINNLTPEEQQGEAYLELFVPSTNAVVSKQQVAFNVKAEENQTISFEFTAPKNMDLLGCRIVASSSEFSDGEQHVLPVVPDATLVTQTLPIFTHQQGQQTFKLNAPKGVTPYRLTLELTANPIWYAVLALPTINTPQTDNVTEITASYYVSTLATAIANANPQITNTIRQWMQKPDAALTSPLEKNQELKSILLQLSPWVTEAQNETQQMRSLGELLDVNRQNYISQQAINKLAELQNEDGGWSWFKGFTSSTFMTENVLEAMARLVTLNITSHPEQVKKMQIKALQFLDKQIQESYKHVKTAGYSQILYLYTRSAYRDIPLTNALEAHKYYLNQLETSWTQLSLYEKALTAIAMERYGKTDIAKQIIRSLKEYSTITPEMGMYWANNRSSLFTNSAIQTHVAVMSAFREIEGNSTDTELMKQWLLRQKQTQSWGSTPTTVDAVYALLLTGNNQLASPEDLSVKLGNKNLNISPEETTLGYIKQTFTGKEITPKMMNVTLSKKRQQASWGGLYLQYFEKLDKITSHSGEISVKKDLFIQKEGDNGNTLTPLTGQNLQVGDRICIRITVTNDQDMQFVHLKDLRAGCFEPTEQLSGNRWQDNLGYYQETTDVATNFFFDFLPKGTHVFEYTVWIAQRGTYQDGIATLQCVYAPQYSANSDAGSVTIQ, encoded by the coding sequence ATGATGAAAAGATTACTTATTATCACGGTATTATTATTCGGCGCACTCGTCGCTTTCGGACAACGAGATGTTTCCGACAAAGAGAACGAGGCAGCACCGAAAACAGCCTTAATCGAGGCACAAAAGGATTATCAGAAAGCAATAAAAGAAAAAAACTCTCCGCTACTGATTCAATCATTAATCCGCCAGATCAAATACCAATCTTTGATTGACATGGACAGTATTCCTCCCATGTTGCAAAACTTGGAAGAATACATTGAAACAGACCAAAATATTGTTGAAAAAAGCATTCTCCACTCGTTATTGGCAGAACTTTATCAAATGTACTTCGATACCCAGCGAGGCAAGATCAATCGCAGGACACCAATCACGGGTTACATACCTCGCAATATGGCAGAATGGACAGGTAACATATATAGAGAAAAAATATTCCAACATGCACTGGACGCGGTAAAAGCCCAAGCCCAACTCTCCGAGGTAAATTGTCTTACCTATAAAGAAATTCTTATACTCGGGAAAAACTCTCCGGCACTTCGCCCAACGATGTACGATTTTCTCGTGTATCGCAGTATTGACATTCTAAACACTATTTCTCGTTACGATAGACAGGAACTGCTCACGAACAAGCAACTACTGTTCGCCCCGGTAAAGGAATTTGTCCAAATGCCCATCGAGGTAAAAAAGATGGATGCTTATTCAAACACGCTCAAACTTTATCAATCGTTATTACAATCTGAAATTGCGGCTCAACGCACGGATGCCATTCTTATTTCCGATCTGGACCGTTTGGAGTACGCAAACAATATCATCGGTTTAAGTCTGAACGATTCCTTATACATTCAGGCTTTAGAACAATTATCACAACAATATAGCAAGAACCCTTACAAAGTTGAAATTCTTTACAAACTTGCCCAATATTATTACCAAGGAAATTATATTTCAAGTAATAGAGATACTCAAAAAGCCTTAGATATATGTAATAGCGGTATTCGTCAGTTTCCCAAGTATTTCCGGATAGACATTTTAAAACAATTAGCCAAGGAAATCACCCAAACTACCCTATCTTATTCTATAAATCCCAACGTGTACCCGGGACACAAACAAGAGGTGAACCTATCCTTCAAAAACTTATCAGAGATTTCAATCTCACTGTACAAAATCACGGAACCCACTCTGGAATACTTGAATTTGAACAAAAGAGTTCCGAAACTGGAAAAAATATCGACTCACACGTATCGTCTTCCCAAGCGACTGGATTCTCAGGACACGATTCTACGACTTCCCGTACCTAACACGGGACGCTACCAGTTAACCGTGTCTTACGCAAATAATTCCAAAGCGGACTCATCCTATTTCAGTTCCAGCCATCTATCTACCATTGCCCGTAAAACGGGAGAAACAACTTATAATGTCCTCGTTTGTGATCTCATCAGCGGGAAACCCATCGAAGGCGCAAAAGTAAAAATCTACAAGAGAAACGGACAAAAGTACAGTCTCGCGAGAGAATTTTCTTCCGACAGAAACGGGATTGCCACGTTGAATGAATCCAATCCTGACAATTATTACCAAGTAACCTTGGGAGAAGATAATCACGGCACGATAAATCGCCTTCCCTACCAATACTTTGGCCGTACGGATGAGCGATCATCATCGGTAAACCTTTTCACGGACAGGGCAATATACCGCCCCGGACAAATAGTATATTTCAGCGGCATCAGTTGGGAAGCCACCCAAAACGCATCCAAAGCGATTGTCGGGAAAAACTACACGGTAACTTTACAAGACGTGAATCAACAGGTTATCGCGGAACAAGAAGTCCGGACAAACAAGTTCGGTTCCTTCGCTGGAAAGTTCACCTTGCCCAAAGAAGTATTGAATGGTATGTTTATCATCTCTACCGATGGAGGTAGCCAAATGATCACCGTGGCAGAGTACAAACGTCCGAAATTCGAGATCACGTTTACCCCGCTAAAGGATGCCTATAAATTAGGGGACCGGCTTACCGTTTCCGGTATTGCCAAAACTTATTCCGGTGTCAACATCGAAAATAGCAAGGTTACCTATACCGTACAAACCCGTACTTTTGATTGGAGCCTTCAGGAAAATACGATTGCAACAGGAAAAACACAAACGAATGCAAAAGGAGAATTTGAAATTTCTTTCCAAACGAAAGAATCACCCAATACACCTACAATATACAGAGGATTCGAAACTTACACAGTTTCCGTCACGATTACAACGTCCAACGGGGAAACTCAGGAAGCACAATACCCGATTATCATCACAAATCAACGTTATCAGTTAAACTCCCTCATAACCCCTGAAATCAATAAAGATCTTCCAAGTAAGATTCTGGTTACAACCCAAAATCAACTCGGTTATCCTTTGACAGAAAATATCACATACGAACTATTCTTTCTTAAACCGTTACAAAAGTTAGGAGAGCAATACGACGAAGGGAATCCACCCATTGACAAAAAAGTTCGAGAAGGAACGTTCACGACTGGAGAAGACAAAAAACTGGAAATGAACTTGTCGTCCTTGCCTTCCGGTGCATACTTGTTGAAATTTACAGGGACAGGAAACGATAAAGATATTACTTACCAAAGAATCGTCTATCTGTATTCCACTCAAGACAAACGTCCTCCCTATCCAACTTACTATTGGTGCGTGCAAGAGAAAACGGTATGTGTCCCCGGCGAAGATGCCAAAATTCTGGTGGGTTCGTCCGCTAAAGAAGTATATGTATTATATGAGGTATATTCCAATCAGAAATTCATGGAACGCAAACGCTTCATGCTGAACAATTCCTATACAACGCTGTCTATTCCTTACAAGGAAACTTACGGCCCAACAGCAGATGTCTTTATCAGTTACATAAAGGATAACAAATTCTTCCTAGAAAACATTACTTTAACTCGTAAAGAAACAAGCAAACAACTGGATATTACCACGAAAACATTCCGGGATCACCTTACCCCCGGACAACAAGAAGAATGGTCATTTGTGGTCAAAACAGAACAAGGAAAAGCTGTCATAGCTGAAATGATGGCAAGTATGTACGATGCCTCGCTGGATAAAATCCATTCACATCGCTGGAACTTCAATCCCGTCTATTCCACCTATAGCATGCCCCCCAGATGGAGATATACTACCTATCCGCTAAACGGTTATTTAAGCGAACGCATCAAATGGGCAAATGTCCCCAGATTTGAATATGATGTATTAAATCTATATGGCCTAAATCAGTTTGGATTCTCTAACGAGGCACAGATCATGGTAAGAGGATACGATGGAGTACCGGGAGCCTTAGCGGAAGAATCTACGACAGAAGACGTAGCGGTTGTTGCTTTCGGAAAAGTAGCAGGAGTTTCCAACTTAAGTAATTCCGACACGAGATTCTACATCAGAGGCTTATCTTCTTTTAAAGAATCCGGAGACGAGGCCTTTGTAGCCGGCGAACTTGCTTCCCCGGAAATCAGACAAAATTTCCAAGAAACAGCCTTTTTCTTCCCTCAGCTCCTGACAGATTCGACCGGTAACGTGGTAATCAAATTTACAGTACCGGAATCAAACACTACATGGAAATTTATGGCCTTGGCACACACACCGACCATGCAATTCGGACAAATTGAAAAATTCGTCGTTACAAGCAAGAAATTTATGGTCAACACGAACTTACCACGCTTTGTACGTACAGGTGATAAAGTCGTGTTACAAACCACGATCAACAATCTCACACCGGAAGAGCAACAAGGAGAAGCTTACCTTGAGTTATTTGTTCCCTCTACGAACGCCGTAGTCAGCAAACAACAGGTTGCATTTAACGTGAAGGCTGAGGAAAATCAAACCATCAGTTTTGAATTCACCGCCCCGAAAAACATGGATTTACTCGGGTGCCGTATTGTTGCTTCTTCTTCGGAATTCAGTGATGGAGAACAGCATGTACTACCCGTGGTTCCCGATGCAACCCTAGTTACCCAGACTTTACCTATATTCACGCACCAACAGGGGCAACAAACATTCAAGCTGAATGCCCCGAAAGGTGTTACCCCGTACCGTCTGACACTGGAACTCACGGCCAATCCGATATGGTACGCGGTATTGGCATTACCGACAATAAACACGCCCCAGACAGACAACGTAACGGAGATCACGGCATCCTATTATGTCAGTACACTTGCCACGGCTATTGCTAACGCAAACCCGCAAATCACAAATACCATCCGGCAATGGATGCAGAAACCAGACGCAGCACTGACCTCTCCGCTAGAAAAGAACCAGGAATTGAAATCTATCCTGTTGCAACTTTCACCTTGGGTAACCGAAGCCCAGAATGAAACCCAACAGATGCGTTCCCTTGGAGAACTTTTGGATGTCAACCGTCAAAACTACATTTCGCAACAGGCTATCAACAAACTTGCCGAACTACAAAATGAAGATGGCGGGTGGTCTTGGTTTAAAGGATTTACTTCCAGCACATTCATGACAGAAAACGTGCTTGAAGCCATGGCAAGACTTGTAACACTAAATATCACAAGTCACCCGGAGCAGGTGAAAAAGATGCAGATCAAAGCACTACAATTTCTGGATAAACAAATACAGGAATCATACAAACACGTGAAGACAGCCGGATATTCTCAGATATTGTACCTGTACACACGTAGCGCATACCGGGATATTCCATTAACAAATGCATTGGAAGCTCACAAGTATTATCTCAATCAACTGGAGACGTCATGGACACAACTTTCCCTTTACGAAAAGGCCTTGACCGCCATTGCCATGGAACGTTACGGGAAAACGGATATTGCAAAACAAATCATTCGTTCTCTGAAAGAATATTCCACGATAACTCCCGAAATGGGAATGTACTGGGCAAACAACCGTTCTAGCCTGTTCACGAATTCCGCCATTCAAACCCACGTGGCTGTCATGAGCGCTTTCCGGGAAATTGAAGGTAATTCCACGGACACGGAATTAATGAAACAATGGTTACTGCGCCAGAAACAAACTCAAAGCTGGGGATCAACCCCAACCACAGTAGATGCCGTTTATGCCTTGTTACTCACTGGCAATAATCAATTAGCTTCTCCGGAAGATCTAAGCGTCAAACTCGGAAACAAGAACTTGAACATCTCCCCGGAAGAAACAACGCTCGGTTACATCAAGCAGACTTTCACGGGTAAAGAAATTACCCCGAAGATGATGAACGTAACCCTTTCAAAGAAACGGCAACAAGCAAGTTGGGGAGGTTTATATTTACAATACTTTGAGAAATTAGACAAGATTACCAGTCATTCAGGTGAAATCTCCGTGAAGAAAGATCTCTTCATCCAGAAAGAAGGTGATAATGGAAATACATTGACACCACTGACAGGACAGAATTTACAGGTCGGAGACCGAATTTGCATCCGTATCACAGTAACCAATGATCAAGATATGCAATTCGTACATCTGAAAGATCTGAGAGCCGGATGCTTCGAACCCACGGAACAACTCTCGGGTAACCGCTGGCAAGATAATCTTGGTTACTACCAAGAAACCACGGATGTTGCAACAAATTTCTTCTTTGATTTTCTTCCTAAAGGCACGCACGTGTTCGAGTACACGGTGTGGATCGCCCAAAGAGGAACTTATCAAGATGGTATTGCCACATTACAATGTGTCTATGCTCCACAATATTCAGCGAACAGCGATGCGGGAAGTGTCACCATTCAATAG
- a CDS encoding response regulator transcription factor, translated as MGHKILLVEDDPCFGSVLKSYLELSDYDVIHCTNGVDGFEAFRKEKFDLCLLDVMMPEMDGFTLGKKIRELDVTVPFVYITAKSMKDDMKLGYEIGADDYIVKPFDSELLIFKIKAILSRCEHEETEVKPKLIELGAYLFNTELRTITKGDEVIKLTPKESRLLELLYYHRDGLLQRDKALNEIWGASDYFTARSMDVYVTKLRKYFKDDPAIKIENVHGSGFRLILEEK; from the coding sequence ATGGGACATAAAATACTCTTGGTAGAAGACGATCCTTGTTTCGGGTCGGTTCTGAAATCTTATTTGGAGTTATCCGATTACGATGTGATACACTGCACGAACGGAGTCGATGGCTTTGAAGCATTTCGTAAGGAAAAGTTCGATTTGTGTCTATTGGATGTGATGATGCCCGAGATGGATGGTTTTACTTTAGGAAAGAAAATCCGGGAGCTGGACGTTACGGTACCTTTCGTGTATATCACTGCTAAAAGTATGAAGGATGACATGAAATTAGGTTACGAAATTGGGGCAGATGATTATATTGTTAAGCCGTTTGATTCCGAGTTGTTGATCTTTAAGATTAAAGCTATTCTCAGTCGTTGCGAACACGAGGAAACAGAAGTAAAACCTAAATTGATCGAGTTGGGAGCTTACCTGTTTAACACGGAGTTGCGTACGATTACAAAAGGTGATGAAGTTATCAAGTTGACCCCGAAAGAGTCTCGTTTGCTGGAATTATTATACTATCATCGGGATGGCCTGTTACAACGGGATAAGGCGTTGAACGAGATCTGGGGAGCCAGCGATTATTTTACGGCCCGTAGTATGGATGTTTACGTGACCAAGTTGAGAAAATATTTTAAGGATGATCCAGCAATCAAAATTGAGAATGTACACGGATCAGGTTTCCGTTTAATTCTGGAAGAAAAGTAA
- a CDS encoding sensor histidine kinase, whose protein sequence is MIKKIIIRILSIIMLIAFIAVVSVQWIWMKYSMREGEARFTSKVYDVLGKAVNLVEQTNNIRLFNDLKERYTQVEEVISTMNHAQDSVLADEDPGNNGISLFSLAFSKGKVGEGQGGNISSMLRIFMNPGGRMGPGYILETDRDNNILYQVMRSATSEAERLADSLERQRMMDLVREFVIRYLREKDPQMAQVEKRLENVDLNPYLKEEMINTGIDNPFTWKIMTREQIVQYIKEKGTKGFYYVELFPNDQTTKDANLCVMFDTRDSLFYNNMGWMFIASGFCIIGLMSVFIITIVIIMRQQKLSVIKNDFINNMTHEFKTPLATISLATSAIEKEKVLNDRTQILKFNSMIRNENERMNKYVERILLQAKLDRREVHLKKVPVNLNVLVDEAVEHFRLQVEEKGGVIRAELDPEGYVISADEVHMLNVVCNLIDNAIKYSHDSLNIYIYTKQEGNRFIIGVRDTGIGIPKEAQDKVFKRFYRVPSGNVHNVKGFGLGLSYAKSIVELHGGEIQLTSKKNKGTQVEIIFKMES, encoded by the coding sequence ATGATTAAAAAAATAATAATCAGAATATTATCTATCATTATGCTTATCGCTTTTATTGCGGTGGTGAGCGTGCAATGGATTTGGATGAAATACAGTATGCGGGAAGGTGAGGCTCGTTTCACCTCAAAGGTGTACGATGTTTTAGGGAAAGCTGTCAATCTGGTCGAGCAAACCAATAATATCCGTCTTTTTAATGATTTGAAAGAACGCTACACGCAGGTGGAGGAAGTTATTTCTACAATGAATCATGCTCAGGATTCTGTATTGGCGGATGAAGACCCGGGCAATAATGGAATCTCTCTTTTTTCGCTTGCCTTCTCTAAAGGTAAAGTTGGAGAAGGGCAGGGAGGGAATATCTCTAGTATGTTGAGGATTTTTATGAATCCGGGAGGACGGATGGGTCCCGGTTATATCTTGGAAACTGACCGGGATAATAATATCCTTTATCAAGTGATGCGTTCTGCGACATCGGAGGCCGAAAGATTAGCCGATTCATTAGAGCGCCAGCGAATGATGGATCTGGTACGGGAGTTTGTAATTCGTTATTTGAGGGAGAAAGATCCGCAGATGGCGCAGGTGGAGAAACGCTTGGAGAATGTTGATTTGAATCCTTACTTGAAAGAGGAAATGATCAACACGGGAATTGATAACCCGTTCACGTGGAAGATTATGACCCGGGAGCAGATCGTACAATATATCAAGGAAAAGGGAACAAAAGGATTCTATTACGTGGAGTTGTTCCCCAATGACCAGACCACGAAAGATGCTAACCTGTGTGTGATGTTTGATACGAGAGATTCTCTTTTCTATAATAATATGGGATGGATGTTTATCGCTTCGGGTTTTTGTATTATCGGTTTGATGAGTGTGTTTATTATTACGATCGTGATTATCATGCGGCAGCAGAAATTGTCCGTGATCAAGAATGATTTTATCAATAACATGACACACGAGTTCAAGACCCCGTTGGCAACGATTTCACTGGCCACGTCTGCTATTGAGAAAGAAAAGGTGTTGAACGATCGAACACAGATATTGAAGTTTAATTCAATGATCCGTAACGAGAACGAGCGGATGAATAAATACGTGGAAAGAATCTTGTTGCAGGCTAAGCTGGACCGGAGAGAAGTACATTTGAAAAAAGTTCCTGTAAACTTGAACGTGTTGGTGGATGAGGCCGTGGAACATTTCAGACTACAAGTCGAAGAGAAGGGAGGAGTAATTCGAGCTGAGCTAGATCCGGAAGGTTATGTAATATCTGCGGACGAGGTACATATGTTGAATGTTGTCTGTAATTTGATTGATAATGCCATCAAATATTCCCATGATTCGTTGAATATATACATATACACGAAACAGGAGGGTAACCGTTTTATTATTGGAGTTCGGGACACAGGAATCGGAATTCCGAAAGAGGCGCAGGACAAGGTGTTCAAACGTTTCTATCGGGTGCCTAGCGGGAACGTGCATAACGTGAAAGGGTTCGGATTGGGATTGAGCTATGCGAAATCGATCGTGGAATTGCATGGTGGAGAGATCCAGTTAACCTCAAAGAAGAATAAGGGGACTCAAGTAGAGATTATTTTTAAAATGGAGAGTTGA